A single genomic interval of Alistipes provencensis harbors:
- a CDS encoding DUF4435 domain-containing protein — MAKKFREKLRRFNPFSQPATLDQLPKPLPANPDQRLVKVYVEGYEDVAFWRGIFDHFQNPYLRFEISVPDRGDLPKGKKVLMGMIPRSSEELILCVDSDFDYLFANRTPQSKEVNNSKFMFHTYAYATENYLCYAPSLHNVCVKATKNDTRIFDFVKFMHEYSCTIYPLFVWYAYSAQLASENIFPLIDFKQSVRIGYLDIENNGEKTLEWLQRNVTKRENLLRQRNPRMIEPMKVFEEQLKERGLSPESAYLFMHGHTLMDNVVMIALNTVCEKLRAMSIAKITASKKQGVALKNEMSNYTNSLRSIRDVLLDNENYTKCALYKRLERDIERYIARTIWNMKRGGEIKDTSMIGIIHRLRQGQE, encoded by the coding sequence GGCGACGCTCGACCAGCTTCCCAAACCCCTGCCCGCCAACCCCGACCAGCGGCTGGTGAAGGTCTACGTCGAAGGCTACGAGGATGTGGCTTTCTGGCGCGGCATCTTCGACCATTTCCAGAATCCCTACCTGCGGTTCGAGATTTCGGTGCCCGACCGCGGCGACCTGCCCAAAGGCAAGAAGGTGCTGATGGGGATGATCCCCCGCTCGTCCGAGGAGCTGATCCTCTGCGTCGATTCCGACTTCGACTACCTCTTCGCCAACCGCACGCCGCAGTCCAAAGAGGTCAACAACAGCAAGTTCATGTTCCACACCTACGCCTACGCCACCGAGAACTACCTCTGCTACGCCCCCTCGCTGCACAACGTCTGCGTGAAAGCCACCAAGAACGATACGCGCATCTTCGACTTCGTAAAGTTCATGCACGAATACTCGTGCACGATCTACCCGCTGTTCGTCTGGTACGCCTACTCGGCACAACTGGCCTCGGAGAACATCTTTCCGCTGATCGACTTCAAACAGTCGGTGCGCATCGGCTACCTCGACATCGAGAACAACGGCGAGAAGACGCTGGAGTGGCTGCAGCGCAATGTCACCAAGCGCGAGAACCTGCTCCGCCAGCGCAACCCGCGGATGATCGAGCCGATGAAGGTATTCGAGGAGCAGCTCAAGGAGCGCGGGCTGAGTCCCGAGAGCGCCTACCTGTTCATGCACGGCCACACGCTGATGGACAACGTCGTGATGATCGCCCTGAACACCGTGTGCGAGAAGCTGCGGGCGATGTCGATCGCCAAGATCACCGCGTCGAAGAAGCAGGGCGTAGCGCTCAAGAACGAGATGTCCAACTACACCAACTCGCTGCGCTCGATCCGCGACGTGCTGCTCGACAACGAAAACTACACCAAATGCGCGCTCTACAAACGGCTGGAGCGCGACATCGAACGCTATATCGCCCGCACGATCTGGAACATGAAGCGCGGCGGCGAGATCAAGGACACCTCGATGATCGGCATCATCCACCGGCTCCGGCAGGGGCAGGAGTAG